One Zingiber officinale cultivar Zhangliang chromosome 10B, Zo_v1.1, whole genome shotgun sequence genomic window, CGGTTGAGTGGTCATATTGACACAATTACAGGTGTAATGTACAACTGCAAAGATGAACATTTAGCATCCATCAACGAGAAGGGGGATCTCATACTTCATTATCTTGCTTCCGGAACACGGGCTGAACTCAAGGATCCAAATGGGCAGGTTATTGGctgtcaaatattttgaaaattccaaACTTTCGCTCTACTAACATCTTTTTTGGTTTAACATGAATCTGTATCGGTGATGCGATTTCAGGTACTAAGAGTACTTGATTATTCTCGATTTAGTCGACATCTTTTGTCAACAGCTGGGGATGATGGATCTGTTCATATTTGGGATACAACTGGTCGCAGACCAAAGGTtagtaaaataatatttcttaatCTGCTAAAATGAAGGAGAAATTGTATTTGTTCCCTGCATTCACTAAAAAATTGATCTCCATTCACTCTGGCTCTTGGTGTCAGGTTTCTTGGTTGAAACAACATTCTGCCCCAACAACTGGTATTTGCTTCTCTCCATCAAGTGACAAGGTATTATCTTCCTAGGAATCTATTAAATGATTTGGATTTCTGGTGGATAATTATACATGGTTTGGCTAGTTTTGTTGGATGGGAGGTGCTTGTTCTATAGAAAATCAATGGCCATTATATCCTGACTTGTTTTCCCTGTAGATTATTGTTACAGTTGGTCTTGATAAAAAGTTGTATATGTTTGATTCTGGAACAAAAAGACCCTCATATTGCATGCCTTTTGAGGCACCCTTCTCATCGCTGGCATACTGTGATGATGGTAATCTATTGGCTGCTGGGACAAATAATGGACGTGTAGTATTCTATGATGTTCGAGGGAAACCTCAACCTTTCACAGTTCTTCGTGCATACAGTAGTTCAGAGGTAAGATATCTTATCTGCCAAGAATAGCATGTATTTCATAGTCATCTTGATTCTTTTTTTCACTGCTTCATTAAATAGTCTATTTATATGCTGATGATAGCATGCCTTTCATAGTCATGTTTGTTCTTTTTATGCTAAACAATCCTGTCAGGTCATGCAGAACATGCAAGCATATAGATGCTGCAAAGGTTTTTATTAGTTTATTTGATCTCATATGACAGATTTAGATTCAATTTCATCAAGTAATCTGAGAAAATCACACGTTTGGGTTTTAGATTATTAGATCACAGGCAGTGCAcatagataaaaaaaatctatcttTTTAAATAAAGATTGATTGAAAATTACATCTGTGCTAGTTTATTGATACCTGTTATGATGCTTGATTAGCCTTGTGAAACAAATTATAAGTGAGAACAGATACAatatatttctgtgatatttAAAGAAGTGTTTTCACTGTGATTTTGGGTATTCATCAAAAGtttaataaataaagaaatcatTTTTTTCCCCGTCTCTCTGGTTTACATCTTTTCTTCAGTTCAACCACTGTTAATGATTATTCTAGAGTGACCTGCGTGTCTTTGGTTTACATCTCTGATTCAATTCAATAATTGTTAGTGAATTGATTTCTACTAGATGATTGCTCTGCAACCACAGTATGTCTTTTCTGTAAGTCTTATGCATGTCTCACCTTGGGTGTTGTTTCCCACAGTTCTAAAACACAACTAATTTACTTGATGTATTCATGAGAAGGAAAAATACAACTGAGTTCTAAAGCAATTGATGCTTCTGTTAAAGTTGCAAAAGAATTACTAAAATTTGATGATGTTCTTGGCAGACTAATAGCATGTGTGAACAATTTGAATACCACTGCTTTATATGTTAATAAATTTGAAGAAATATAACTACGGCTGGCTATACATAGTATAATCTCATCTTTTGCTATTTGATGTTTTCCTTCAAATATGTCCTAAGCATTTATTTATTTCGGCTTGAACCTACAAACATTGTTTATGTCCTACAAACATACATTCAACAATGGTAGAAGATTTTATAGAAGTTGACTAAAAATGACAACACTGCTCCCTGCAATTATAagcttcatcagaggtagctttgctCTTCTAtgcttcactggatttgttgtgtagtcatatttctttgttcaaccattatcatgcatagtaagttgttgtattatgcctagtaagttgttgtatgatgcctactaatatattatttatgtgtttttacagtttacaaatctcaagtactccatagttaaaattgataaagtgcggttcgagtgggctgaatgcatgctagattacatttgaagtgcagttctaccttgatgtgttgttaaaagaatgttctaccttgatgttgatatctattagctagcttttgatgtaaaaagaatgtttgggtattttatggatactgttgtaagaagattatttatataatttgtgaatatttgtgtattttatggatattgttgaatgaagaatatttgtataatttgtgaatatttgtgtattttttttattattgtcggtttttcattgtttcggaaattaaatttgtgctgttaaaaaatatacatattacatcggttttccaccgttgcAAAATTGGTGTTGTtaaataatattacatcggtcatttaccgctgccaaaactggtgttattaacatacaatattacatcggttttacacagttgatgaaacggtgtcgttaagtgatactacaccggttaataaccgattcgaagaccggtgtcgttaagtgatactacaccggttttaacccgatgtctaaaatggtagacttttaacatcggcttcatagacatcggtcgaaaatgaaatagacaccggtggaaaaccgatgtctatgaggatttttgttgtagtgtcatctcttctcaaccgcatcaagatataaagattaatacaaCAATCTATCCTACACTCTTGAAtaacctaatttccccttcaagattacccctcaaacatccttacacgggcttgttcctggCCAAAACGTCCCTAGAAAAATTGAATGAAgaataatctctacaagatccacaagatatccaaacattcaaccAAGCATGATAATAAGGTCGAAACACaataatccacacaagatcaaatggatacaaacagGGTAAAATcgtagaaataggaaattggcaaatccaaaagcgttttacatcaaatcatccttataattactccctccatcctagaacaagaaatctactctATAGAATGAAGAAAGAAATCCAAAGATAAGAagaatacaagcatcttgatcccaaatccaagaagataaaggaagaaaagcttatctacgatgaagaaccatcttcggatccaatcctcgattTCGGAGTCAAtacgttgaagatccgcccttgaatcatcggaaaatccctccaagaagttggaggaatgcccaaatcttgattcccccctaaaagggagaagatcccctttcaaatcttgaagaaggcctTATTTAGAAGGagggtttgggtgccacacggccctgagacacgaccgtgtgaagctcacatggCCTGTGCTACTCCCCTCTCTGCCTGCCTCatacggtcgtgtggtgtacacggccgtggcatgctctgccactgctcccctcgcacgaccgtgtagatctacacggcctgcgctgcctccggctctggagctcttgcacggccgtgtggtgcacacggccaaggcaTTCTTGGGCTTTGGAaaagctacacggccgtgtagatctacacggccgtgtacagCTTCGGTTCTGGATGACTTGcaaggccgtgtggtgcacacgaccatgaTGGACAACCCcgaaaaactttatcaattattttttatcatgatttctttaacaATGAGTACGAACTGCTAATGAACATTGAAGACATCACACCTTTTTATGTGTTGGAGCCAATATCTGCTAATTGTCTGGTTGCTTACATGTGGTAAGTTTTCGCATCactcatttttttccttttatttttattaacataCTATCATTATTTTGCTTGAATGGAAGGTTTCTcttcaaaaagatgaaaaaagaaaacaaggtcgataagttcagatttgtggatccacaaacTCTCTAGTAATGGCATATGTATCCAAACTTGACACAAATGAAAAGACTGAATACTTGAATAGCTGGGCAAGTGTTTTGGCTGATAGGCTGAGTGGTGCAATAAAAAATCAGCTAGTTTTGGTACCTCACAATGTTGGGTAAATAAATAttacaatttcatttttaatagatttatttcaacaattttcttgaatttatgcATTGACCATCTGTTTTGTGCATAGTTGTCattggattttgactatcatcgaCCCTTATGTGGAGATGGTTTATTTGTTCAATTCACTTAATCATCGCAATCGTTATGAGGATGGAAATATgtagtggatatgtgagtacagatttgttttttaattaagcatttaattaaatttattactcatatgtcaactcttgttgtacaaaggagcttgaaattgttcaattcgaacaagcaaaggaaagggaaaaagaagcctatgtgggaagttgtaaaggtttgtatattatatatacacacatatgtttacttgtgattaatttaaaaatatttaactgtGCATTATTTGTTGATaattttttgttaacatagggtcctcgACAACCTGATGCTAAACAATGTGGattttatgtgatgaaattttTTAGAGAAATAATTGAAGGAAATGCTACCGTCGAGAAGGATTCATTTAGCTCAATGGTTatatttgacatattctcaattttctcaaataatttcttttatttgactttgcttcttcattactgatttttttactaaattaatctgggtttgttaacagttcaagaaaacaatttactccaACGAAGAAATTGACGAAGTGCGATCCAAATGGGCGAATTACgtactagactatattcattactaggtataaattactagacttcaaaagatggttgaacactttgtttgtaactccatgacttattgattttgattccttagtgccaataatttgtttgttcactgctagctatctcctttgctcaatacttcattcttgcatttctaccatgagcagaattagctgacatttcccttatttattgcctctctttgtggCCCAAAATTAATAATGGTTGGGTTGTGTAagtagcttatttagttgtttcTGAATTATGTAAGGACCGATAATGTGGAAGTTATCTCTTTgtgaattgttagatgatgaccttttgTATCTTATGAGTTGCTCTAAAAATTTCTTGTTTGTTCTCTCCTTATGGTTTTCATCTATATGCCATGACTTAATCTTGTTTTTCCTCCTATCTCACAGTCTCCATGTATACATCTTAAACGTTTTACCTAGCATTTTTCTACCGTCCAAGGAATATCTGATATTTGTTGGGATGCCCTAAATTCTGTACTTATGTTTGTTTCATTTGCAagtttaatttccttgtctaatcctataatttattattttttctttttaaaatctcatttaaatttttactatGTTGAACTACATACTTTGTTGATGGCTCCTTGAGCATAATACTATTGTGGCAAAAGTATATTGGAAATTCATTGTTAATGACAAATTTTTATTTCCTACTTCCATCATGTTGGACCTTGCAAGTATCATCGCGAATGACAATTATGATGCTTCATCaatgttgacctccgcaagtgtacggaaatgtcgcaagtaatataaaagattatcgtatccacagggactggaataagcactagaaatgtttcaacacgagttagctaaacaactaatcaattggtttccaaaagctaaatgtaactaatgaaaagtaaacatagaaataaaagatcaacaaacaagattattggctatgataaaggaatgttctaggagttttggtttatttgtaagattcctcaatgtaaatgatctaccaaatcctatttctcaattgtccaacatttatagaaggttgccggttctctcttgcaatagacaaccggcctaggactgaaatctatgcCTAAATGTGATCGattagatatgaacttatgttgtccttacacgggcatgttccttgttgggttatcgggccgcgaaaaccgcattttcgcgtcgcggaaaccccgaatcacccattccactggatctcgtgcgaaggataaatttcaatgatataaatatgagtacgagtttactaaaacttagatctactcctagatctacatggaagagatctataccttcgatgcgtgccctttttcgtatcccgctcgtccaagattcgtcggatctcgaaagtatcaaggatagatacttctctatacatatccacatgaacacactaggtggaaataaccaaaacaaggtgtgctagcacctttggatggttcggccaagagaggagagggagagcaaaattggagcaaggaagaagatgaaggaatgaatgagattaattcacaaaatgaaaacatATCACTCATTCATGTGGCTgaccacattaagagggtgagtaactcccatggaatgccaagagtcacaactcttggtaactcccatgaggtgacatcccacttaagcaaccatgatgatgtggagcatcatcattggcccacttaatgccaactcaccaatgaggtggcataaagtcaagtcaaacttgactcttcatcttcctctcaagtcaagtcaaacttgacttaatctctctcatggttgatctaatccaaccatttaatttaatccaatttaatataatgaatctaattcatttaattaaattgatttaatgagtcataatccaaattagactcattaaatacatgaatcaacttgagtctaactcaattagcccatttagaattactcttaatccaatttgattcatcaaatgaatctaatcctcttggttcatcatatgaacctaatctccatctaaatgtccttagtgtgtgaccctataggttcttgtaacgttggcaatgcccctaaacccatttagaagcataagtaatcagcggtatctagcaacacatcattactacccaatgttacaagaatgttgagatccaacatcaccttgtgactactaattgtgactcctcacaatatgtgacattgtccttctatcctagacatctagattgatcaatgtgaggcatagaccgtgccatcctctaatcaatctaaatcttgaactccaagtagactcactcgatcaaatgagctcaacatctcatgttgactcatttgggcatggccatgcacttcgtggtctaacactatcaagaataccgatgtcactcccatcatatgggagggatagatcccatctacatcactcacatccctctgcataattcgttatatacccagtaatcgcctttatagtccacccagttacgggtgacgtttgacgaaaccaaagtacgtaactccttatgtcgggaaccatggtgacttcaggtctaaggtccaatagtcatactaataatcacatgagaaagtatatgacactcatataacgatccctgatactttcttatggcgggtcattcagtataaattctccaatgcatacccatgtgtcaacttgatatctccatatccatgacttgtgagatcaagtcatcgagctgacctgcatgctagtcttattgcattaacattgtccctgaatgttaatacttgactaggaatgatttagagtagtgttccctatatcatctcactatcgattcaaccaatcgattgatataggtaagaaccttctactcaaggacgttattatacttagtttatttggcaccaatataagtaagtataataaccaaacaaatgcctttattaatataagaatatgatacaataagtccataatacaatcaccaaatgattggctctagtgctctagctaacaatctcccactagcacaagtgccaatcagtgtaggctctaagccccaatgacctagtgtgaccatcatgcttcctctgtgccaaagccttggtcaagggatctgcgatgttagcctctgtcggtactctgcaaatcttcacatcttctctctcgatgatctctcgaatgagatggaagcgccgtagtatgtgtttggtccgctgttgtgagcgaggttccttcacctgtgctatagctccattgttgtcacaatagagctcaatagggtcagcaatgctaggaacaaccccaagttcagtgatgaacttgcgaatccaaactgcctcctttgttgcctctgatgcagcaatatactcggcctctgtcgtagaatcagctactgtgtccttcttcgaactcttccagctcatagcaccaccattaatgcaaaacatgaaccccgactgcgatctatagtcatcctggtcggtctggaagctagcatcactgtaaccctttacagctacctcatcattgcctccatatatcaagaaatattcttttgtccttcttaagtacttaagaatattcttgaccgctatccagtgactttcccctggatctgactggtatctgctcatcatgctcaaagcatacgagacattaggtcgaGTAGATAGCATGgagtacatgatcgatcctatggctgaggcataagggatctgatccatgcggtctctctcctctctagaagagggatcttgagtcttcgaaagactcacgccatgtgacatcggcagaaatcccttcttggagttctgcatggcaaaccgaaggagtaccttgtcaatatatgtactctgacttaggccaagcaatctcttagatctatctctatagatct contains:
- the LOC122029112 gene encoding protein NEDD1-like codes for the protein MVADFYGGKILLKVNLYVRADLVVASAGDDKKISLWNKNGQSMGSFPSHGSDLADDIEESINCISFSNKSSRYLCSGGSGHIVKIWDLQRKRCIKRLSGHIDTITGVMYNCKDEHLASINEKGDLILHYLASGTRAELKDPNGQVLRVLDYSRFSRHLLSTAGDDGSVHIWDTTGRRPKVSKIIFLNLLK